AGATCCATCCGAGATTCATCCGTAATTAGAAAGAAACatttttcattgtgaaaaatCGGACACAAATCTGTATAAAAAGTAAAAGCTATTTAAAGTCATAAAAATATGCGGTAGTTATCGCAATGCTGCAAACCAAATAAAGTTTCTTTTGTACGGAAGACAAAACTGTGGAATTTTTTGTCGATTTATGGGTAATAATAGTTACATCAAAAGAGATATGAATCCTGACATCGTTAggcttttttttcaaatatgtcaTTTCTAATCACCTTTTTTCAATAAGTTAACTATTCTTGTATTCGTTTCTGAGTTCTCTATTTGTTTCTTGTATTGTGTTATCTCTTCCTGGAACTTCACGTTCATGTCGACAATTGCTAAATTgcaaataattataattagtgtATGGTATTTTTTACGATTGatattttttctgtttataCTACTGAGTCTTTGCtacattatattatatttaagcCCTAAGGCAGGCACTTCGCTTAGTGTGGCCGAAAACAGAAATTTTAAGATTTTCTAAAACATGTGACTTTCTACGTAACAATATATAGCCATATGCTTGTTCATTGTGAAGGCCCAAGACACAAACAATGCGCTTCTAATATGCTGGGCAACAGATGTATCTGTTTTTATTATcgtttattttgttgaaaaataccAGCGTTTTCCAAGATCTTTATTTCAAAGCATGTTTCTTCCTCAGCATTTAATACAAATACCAAATATAGTATACAGGAACCTATTACTGACTAATCTCATATTCCCAAAACTATCcataaaatgaaacaatataTAAGCAgcaaaatgaaataatgaaattattttcaacaCCCAAATTTTGAATGCAATTAATGGATAGGTTGATTAATGGATATTGAGGGCATTGAAAGTTAAAACTGGATTTTCACCTTGATTGATACGAAGATTCATTACAGTATAGTCAACTACTCCACGGATTTCATTTTCTCCTTTATCTCCTTTAGGGCCTGCTGCACCTCTTTTGCCAGGGCTACCTTGTGTTTGCGTTTCCAAAGAAAAGTCATCAACTATTGGCTcacacattaatttatttctatttttctgACAATACACATGGCTTGAAAACCACAACAGTAGAAGAAAAAATCTAACAGCAGGAAGAATTAACTGCATTTTTCTCTTGATATGAGTGTCACTTTGGGAGGAAACTAAACAAGTATGACTGTTAATTCAATGCTGGTAGATTTATGTTAATGTTATTGTGGTAAGTTGTATGAAAATTTTCTGCCTTCGGCTATACAGAAAGGTACGTTATACGTGACTGTGTGAAACATTATCGTAAAGTTCGCTTTTTAATCAGCTTTTTAAGCACTGAGTATTCGGATTTTTTtgtgtataatgacgtaatacgacgcttacACATGCCTTTTGGTCTGAACAAAGCCAGATAAAAGCAGCCACTGACATCTAACAAGATCCTAAACAATCTCTCAACAGATTTCCTTCGCTGCCAAAGTTATCCAAGGCATATAAGCGAGCGTTTTCATCTATCTCGGTTGGTTCTTTTGGTGTAAGCGTTATTGATAGCAAACCAGGAAACGTCCGGTTtccagtaaatcgttcaagaatagagcaaCATGATGTTGGAAAGGCCCTAAAACCTTTTTTTCTCACAATGcagcaaatttttatttttttttagggGGCCATGTTTTCtttgttaaaatttgttttcataataCTTGAAAGCTGGAGTGGGGGTCTAAGCCGAAAGTTTTCAACCCATAGTATTTTGAGTCGATTGCAAATTAACAGGTTAACACAGAACAGAAGTCCAGTCTTTTCCCATTAAAACACACTATGGCATAAATAGAACAAACATATTCTGCCTCCGGCTAAATACAGTAAGGTACGTTATACGTTATAatgtaatgataaaatattatcGTACAGTTCGCTTTTTAATACCAGACCCATTTTTAATACTAATATAATACATGATTTACTTTTCTGgtgaaacaaattttaaataattcccCGAATTACATGTACAGAGAATAATATTACCAAAAGCAATAGCTCTGAGGATTCTATGATTCAATTATTACGCCTTCGAATATCAAGTGCCTTAACAGGAATGCTACGTCATCTGAGTAAgatatacatttaaaaaatttaaaaatgggaCGTGACACTATGTGGCAGCAACTGCCACGAGTCGGATTTTGACATGTTTACACTGGATTCGAAGGTGCAGTCAAACAAGAGCGTAGCCAGTAGCGTAGCCGCCActaatatctaacaatatcCTATAGAATCTCTCTACAAACTTACTCCGCTGCCAAAGTTTTCCAAGATATATAAGCGCGCATTTCCATCTATCACGGTTGATTCATTTGGTGAAAGCATTTTGATAGCAAGCCAGGAAACGCCATGTTAttagtaaatcgttcaagaataacAAAAGGGTGTTGGAAAAGGCGTGAAAAATTTATGTCTCAGTGCAAATGCAGCaaaacataaaattgaaatagaatCCGCCCTAGCCCCTCagcccccctggctacgccgaTGGAGTCACGTTTTCCCAGACGTCGCAGTCGAAATTATGATGTATCCGCATTCGCGGGTCGGAGTCGAAATTTAAGACTTTCGATGGGGATAAAAGGAGTTATTAAAGTTTTATTCATATACTTATTAAACCACGTCAAGCTACTAAGCGATATCAACAATACATACATTCTGTCTGTATATGCGTAAGTTTtcgtaaaatttcattttccagTAGTTGAAAGCTTGAGtggaattttattttacaagaCTCGGAGTTGTGAGTCGAAGTCAAAATGTTTTTCAGCTCGGAGTCTAAGCCAACGGTTTTTTTTTAATCGGGAGAATCTTGAGTCGATTGCAAATTTCCCTCGACTACACAGAACTACAGTCTGCTCCCACTAAAACACAATAAGACATAAATAAAAGAAACGTAATAAGCCACAATGCAATCCATCAGGGACTactatcattttaaataaaatagtcACTCCAGAAGTATTCTGTTCAGCGTTACcagaatatttgaataaactatatatatagatatataaatttctttttcgttttcCCGTGTTTCTTTATTGTATATACCCCGGCCAGAAACAACATGAATAACAAGTTGAACAACTTCCCTAATGACTTCTTCCTCATGcggaaaaatatgataataccCATATTCCTTGTAGAATTAACACATTCAACTCAAGTCGATTTCCAatcattacaaaatattttgtttttactcTGAAATGATTTATTACACAAAATTTGAGATTggatgaaaattaaaaaaaattgtcatgaaACAACTATACAACTCTAAATGCAGATAATTGAGGAAGAAAGTGCAATAAAGAATTGGCAAGTAATAACAtcttcataaaataatataaaaaatgtaaataaataataatataacacATTGTATTTGGGGAATTCATATATAACACACGTACACACATAAATAGAATTGGcttcaaaaattcaaacaataaatacaataatataaaatatttaagaagAAAAGTTGCAATAAGAATAATATCGTTGAATGCATCTACTgaagtttttgataattttctaTCCAGTTTTGTACCCATCACTTGCAGGTTCGATTACATCCTAGTTGTTTTCCGTTTGTATCGAGCTCTTGTCCTCGACTTTATTTCTGGGTGAGTTTTTCACATGTTAGTGTAAGAAGCTAGCTAACGCTTGATATCATCAACAAAGTAGCATCGATACGATAAACATCAACAGGGTTGACAACATAGCACGTGGTACAGTATTGAAGCGGGACGAAGCACCGTTGCCATCACCATCATTTACATCTTCATTTTTGTCTCCAATACCGGTTTCTTCCGGTGAAGATTTTAACGTATTGTCTGTACATCCTAGCCACCAAGCGTCTGATCGACGGGGATATGGTGTCTTCAATGATTGTGCTACTTCAACACGTTCATCATCGAATCTGAAACGAAAAAAGAAATGTATATGACAAACATCTGATGCCAGAAAGTACTGAACAAACCAATATTGAGGTCTTTCCTGTATTAAAACCACGTCAACAGCCAATTTTCTATGAACAGTATAAAATTTACCTCCAATAGTAtccatttttgaaaaagtaCGTCCTGTCCTTCCATTTCAAAGCAGCATCCAGTCGCTCTGGCAAACCTTTCCAAACTGAGAGAGGTCGGGGATACCCGTTGTCAGACTTACGAAGAGATGGGTTGTATCGCCAGTATTTATCACCTGaattaaagaaaaatgaatttacatGAATGTTGAATTATTAGCCAACTAAAGATAGTTGAATTGCGAAAcctaaaaaaatatgtaaatgttACTCATGTTACCTTTAACGAAATATACTTTTCCGTTGCCGCTCCACACAAAAGCAGTGTCCAAATTTGACGGTATTCCTTTGTAAACCTCTGAAATTCGCTTGGGGTATCCATGCATTGGGATTCCATTGATATACCGATGAATAACATCGCCCTGTTTATAAAATCATTGGATTTAATACGATTCAAATCTTATGGTCGAACATATTGcatattttattatgatttttgaAGAACTAGAGGGGACATAGTATTCAATTTTGTACCTGAAATAAATCAGTGTAAGCTCCGAATGATAAACTGGCATCAACTTTTCCTGACAAGCCCCAGATTTTCTTAGTTGACTTTGGATATCCTGGTTCCATTCCCTGGTCGTTGAGTTTCCAAAATTTATCACCTTTGAAAGCAAATGTTGTGCCGTTTCTTACCATAGTTATGGCATCAAATCTGAAAATTTAACATGTTATTCAGTATAAAAAACTACTTGTCTGAATAATAGCTCAACAGTTCTTCTATAAAAGAAGTTATTGCTCAGATGAAATGAACCCGAGCTTTCTATCGTAAATGAGTCAAATTAAACTATTTTTGAGCAAACATACCTTCCGTTACAAGCGCCAACGGGAGGTGTTTTCGTTGTTGTAGTTTGTCTTGTTATTCCTGGTCGAGGCTTTCTTGTTGTTCTGGGTGGTGTAGTTGAAGATTGTGGTCTGTGCTTGTCGCTGGGTGAGCCGTATAAAATTCTGATTGCTAAATGCACAAAACGTTTCAATAATTATAAGCAAAAAAATCAAGATCCTGTGAAATTATAACACATCGGGTGGTAAAGTCATCTGCATTAACGTATCAAATATAGTcattttgctttaaaatttgCGACTCATTGATATAAGGGTTATATGATGAGTTAATATCACATAAGATAACCAAATGCACAAACCTCGAATATCGTCATCATGGAGACCGTCGTAATTTGGATTGTAAAATGGGGCCATCAGTGCTTGATTCACATCGCTATGAGAAAGACCGAGGCTATGTCCAAATTCGTGAGCAGCAACAATGAATAGACTAACtaaaaacaatattgaataATAAGTATTTAGTAATTATTGGTACTGTTTATTAGAATTATGAGGGAATTGCAGATGTTGTTTCTAGTAACTGGGAGTGCCGTGTATAGTAAAAGAAACATTCTAACATTATAAGACATGGTTAGAAGACATATTAGGCGTTTTGTCTATAGCACTAATGCCaaacaataaattcatttaaatcATATCAATGAATTATTAGCTTTATtatcaaaactttttttttatcattatttgctCTGTGACATCGCTCTATTTaacaatgtaatatttttacaTACCTCCTTTATCAGCACTGACAGCCCACTTTTCAGCTTCGTCAAAATGCGCGTCTCCTCCAAATTGGGGGAAAAATGCGTGGGCTAGTGTTTTACTTGGCCCGTCGAATGGGTCGCCATCACCGTGAGCTTTTTCTGCGAATTTTATTTCGATGTCAGCTTTCGATGATCTCACTTGTCTGAAAGTCAACCCCGATTCTGCTTCCCATACCTTGAAATAGGTAATGAAAATGGCATTAAAGTTACTGCTGTATTGTGGTATTTATGTGGTACGCTCTAAACAACGTGATATATTCATTTCGTAAATACGAAATTGATATTAATTTATGATTTCTCATTAACAAGTTTTTACCTTAAAAGCTTTATTAATCGCATTTTCTGTGTCACGGCGACTAATATCAGTTGTATGAGACGCAATTTTGTACGTCAAGTGCTTCTTCTGCCATTTGCTTCCCTGAAGTGCATACCTCTTCTTTCTCGCAGCGGCGTCGCTACCTGAAATGTAGTGAATGTAATATTTGTGGGGATAGTACTTGTTAACGTTGAGGATATAATATATGACCACGTTGCTAGCATATTTAAGCAAACCAAAGTTTTTCTTGGCTGTGGTTTTTTGTAAAGCCCATGTTCCCAAATTTCCTGTAATTtatccgaaaaaaaaatttgagttttaaacttcGAAATTTGGTGTATATTTGGTCGTAACTATCAATTAACACCTACGCTAATGCGAAACCTACCATTACGTTACCATTTACATGTCAAGACTATAGATTAGCAGTGTTCCGATAgttaattaatattttacaacctTACTTTTGGACGCCAAGAGTGAAGCCCAGCTTTCTTATAAGATAAATATGGATTAGACGGTCTGTATGGAAAATACATACCAACTACGTCCCGGTTTCCGCATCTCGGCGAATCCATTTTTTCAAGGGTGGTGTGATCGAGCTGCCCAGTTTGTTCTAAACCAGCAAATCTTTGAAAATTCATTACGGCAGCTGAAAGATCGTGTTGCGACATGATATTACCAAGACGAGGATTGTAATCTATGTATCCAAACCGAGCCAGGAAATCCTGTAAAATTTAAAGATATAAAACACATTGTCGGCGAAAATATTGTAAATGTTTTAGGGTCAACGATTCACAGGGCAATTGTCTAAGGCTAAGCCACACGTTTATCGAATTCAAGTAGTGGTGACTCAGTAGGTGTCTCATGTTTTACCGCACGATAAAAAGATTACGTCATGTAATAAAAGTTGTGAGGACTTCGACCAGCTGTGGAAAATAATTCTGCTTTTGTGGTGCCATGCCTGGGCTCTCCATAAATTTGGAGAACTACGTTTCACAGAGAAGTATCTTTTTAATCGAAATAACCGCAGGTCAAACCCAACGAAAGACCATATTTGGAGTAAAAGGTTGTTGTTTTACGTGGGCGGAGTTTACCAAGTAAGACATATCATTCAGGAATATCTTTGTTTGATACCTCACTGTTACGTGAATCTTTCAAAATAGAAAGCAGAACGGCATTTAGTTCCAATACTGTAGTGTGTATGTGTAATATGGGGCTGACAAATGCgctatatttatttatactcGTGAAATACTGATGAGATCGGTGGGTTTGCCTTCAGCGAGGGTCATGTCCGCTCGCTTACTAAAATATTACGTCATAGAAAAGTAGATAGGGTAATTCAGTTCTTCAAAATCTACCACAGTTACATTTTGAAAACGGACTTTTATCTTGGTCGTAGGATAATGCACTTCTGCATGAAATGAGCTCGCCACACTATAAGTGTCGTTAAAAGCTTAGAATAGCTATATGAGCTCGCCATGATATATTATGGGTTTCGCTCTCACTGTGATAAACTTTCATAAAAcatgtagtttgaaattttttaaaacttcggATGTGCGTTAATGCTATCATTgacataaatttaaatatttgtggTATTATAATAACTATAATAACTGGACAAAAGCTATCAATTGTCTGTCGCCCCAAGCAAAATTCGTTGCGTTAATTCATTTACCATGTTGAAGATTTATGATGAATCTTATATAATTGTGCGCTGACCTATCTACAAGCTATCCTACCAAAGAATTTTTATTATCACACATTTACTTTGTTTCATACGAATAAAAAATGGTCATTTAAGTAAAGTTTTTCATTTATATGAAACgatttatatttgattttttatttgcGTATAGTATGATATGACGCCTCCTTTTTATTTGTCCGTAAATGGACATTTCgatatcaattttaattaagTAACAGTCGCTTTGCATTGCAGACAGTTTGGAAAGAATTGCATGCATTGCAAATCACGAGATTATTACGTCACCATGTgtagttaataaaaataaatgattttggAATCGGTTCAATAAACGTGCAGTTCACGATTCGTTTGTTGAcatttattttgaaacaatcTGATGACATGGATTTTTAGGTAAAACCACCGAACTATAACATAAACGAATTTTCCTAATAAGGAAAGATTTTTCGAAGGCGCATTTATTTCGCTTCTTTAAAAatactatttataaaaaatatagaaatatgcAATTATATTATGAGAAACATACATacctatataaaaaaaagaaactatTTGACACTACCGTATAAGTGCGAATACAAAATTAATACAATACAAAACCAAAACGTATGTACTAAACTAAGTTAGATTTGAACAAGTACTCACCACTCCCTTGGATTGTGTGGGTGCTGGATGCGCTCCTGTTGCACAAAGTAGTACAAACATCAACACTACGTACAAGCCCTTTTTCATGTTTTCCTTTAAGCGTTTAgttaaaatcagttttattaCACTCGAAcattaaatatcaaaaaataaatatctgaaatgCAAACGTTTTACAAATTAATCAAGATTGTATCGAATTATTAAGTTGTGGCTGTATATAACCGTACGGACAAGCAACGTATGAATAAGCATATTGTAATATACCCTGCTGCTTTCATTAATGTTTCTTTTTATAACACACAAAATATTTAGGTCACATGTCTCAAAGCTTTCATTTAGGTATTTCTGCCTTTTAAGGTTGCAATTTGCATTTTGACTAATGATGATCACAGTTCATAATGCTGACATTTGCAAGTCGCCACAAATCATAAAAATTAAGTCACGAGTTGCCGAGGCATTTCGTTTATTGGAATGAACTTTCCGTTACGGTTTAGGAATAGCAAATCGAGGAAGTTCATAATATTGCTCGACTTATTTCATTTCGATTGCGGTTATGATATTGTATTTAGTACTCAACAATATAACGTTAAGTTtgtcacaaaaaaatatgaaatgtttcatttcaattctcaaTATATACTATCTGAGAAGTAGCTATGGTCTTAACCTTGAAAAATGTTGCATTCGAAGTTATCTCCGTTCTCTTCATAATGTAAGTTGATTTAGGCTCCTGTCACTTTCGCTGACACTAAGCATCTATTATATATGCATGCTTCGCAGAATATAACAATAACTATCTCACTTGATACATGACAGAGCAAACACTCGCTTCGTTTACATTTGAAACGGATGGTTTAAAGTTGCAGCTCTATCGTTTATATACAACTTTCTCCGAAGAAAAAATACCCGACTCACGCGACTTGACAAGAAAGGTGTTTAAAGATAGAGTTCTGGCGTAAATCCACTTCACGCACGTTCGAGAGAGACAAATTCTCTCTTTTTAGTAGACGAGAGAATATTCTCCCTTCGCCAGTTTGCcttataaggtaatttaatatCGTAACTTGACGGAAAATTTTCTCCTTTCCTAGGACACCTGAAATTTGCCATGAATAATCGCTATTTCGTTTACAAATT
The genomic region above belongs to Styela clava chromosome 13, kaStyClav1.hap1.2, whole genome shotgun sequence and contains:
- the LOC120332872 gene encoding uncharacterized protein LOC120332872, translating into MQLILPAVRFFLLLLWFSSHVYCQKNRNKLMCEPIVDDFSLETQTQGSPGKRGAAGPKGDKGENEIRGVVDYTVMNLRINQAIVDMNVKFQEEITQYKKQIENSETNTRIVNLLKKDLCPIFHNEKCFFLITDESRMDLTQSREKCQSLDGQPANIYDREHFEKIVPLLRGKIFIGYKYTHIWTGMTVDAKTRKAYLTSNREAPYSRWFPERPYSVARPHVGIQIDAKPSSHYQGIFDENPSSKLLGVLCEIQV
- the LOC120332934 gene encoding matrix metalloproteinase-14-like, whose translation is MKKGLYVVLMFVLLCATGAHPAPTQSKGVDFLARFGYIDYNPRLGNIMSQHDLSAAVMNFQRFAGLEQTGQLDHTTLEKMDSPRCGNRDVVGSDAAARKKRYALQGSKWQKKHLTYKIASHTTDISRRDTENAINKAFKVWEAESGLTFRQVRSSKADIEIKFAEKAHGDGDPFDGPSKTLAHAFFPQFGGDAHFDEAEKWAVSADKGVSLFIVAAHEFGHSLGLSHSDVNQALMAPFYNPNYDGLHDDDIRAIRILYGSPSDKHRPQSSTTPPRTTRKPRPGITRQTTTTKTPPVGACNGRFDAITMVRNGTTFAFKGDKFWKLNDQGMEPGYPKSTKKIWGLSGKVDASLSFGAYTDLFQGDVIHRYINGIPMHGYPKRISEVYKGIPSNLDTAFVWSGNGKVYFVKGDKYWRYNPSLRKSDNGYPRPLSVWKGLPERLDAALKWKDRTYFFKNGYYWRFDDERVEVAQSLKTPYPRRSDAWWLGCTDNTLKSSPEETGIGDKNEDVNDGDGNGASSRFNTVPRAMLSTLLMFIVSMLLC